Proteins encoded in a region of the Oncorhynchus gorbuscha isolate QuinsamMale2020 ecotype Even-year linkage group LG16, OgorEven_v1.0, whole genome shotgun sequence genome:
- the LOC123999034 gene encoding melanin-concentrating hormone receptor 1-like, with protein NDVPYHNVLMPSIFGVICFFGIIGNCIVIYTIVKKTKFRAQQTVPDIFIFSLSLVDLLFLLGIPFLIHQLLGNGSWCFGDMCTVITALDSNSQIVSTYILTVMTLDRYLATVHPIRFNHVRTPCVARAAVGLVWVLSRVSITHVWMYADLMPRGDGSVGCALLLPNPATDTYWFTLYQFVLAFALSLVIIKSK; from the coding sequence AATGATGTGCCCTACCACAACGTCCTAATGCCCAGCATTTTTGGTGTAATCTGCTTCTTTGGGATTATTGGCAACTGCATTGTCATCTACACCATTGTGAAGAAGACCAAGTTCCGAGCCCAGCAGACAGTGCCGGACATCTTCATCTTTAGCTTGTCTTTAGtggacctcctcttcctcctgggcATACCCTTCCTCATTCACCAGCTCCTGGGCAACGGTTCCTGGTGCTTTGGTGACATGTGCACGGTCATAACCGCCCTGGATTCCAACAGCCAGATAGTGAGCACCTACATCCTCACCGTCATGACTCTGGACCGCTACTTGGCCACGGTCCATCCCATCCGCTTCAACCATGTGCGCACACCCTGCGTGGCAAGGGCTGCGGTGGGGCTGGTGTGGGTGCTCTCCCGGGTCTCCATCACTCACGTGTGGATGTATGCTGACCTTATGCCCCGAGGTGACGGCTCAGTGGGCTGTGCCCTCCTGCTGCCCAATCCAGCCACTGACACCTACTGGTTTACCCTCTACCAGTTTGTGCTGGCCTTCGCCTTGTCTCTGGTCATcatcaaatcaaaataa